In Bradyrhizobium sp. WD16, the genomic stretch GCGATCAGCCAGGCATACGGACTGGGATATGTGAAGCTCGGATCGCCTCGCGATGTGGGGCCGCACATATTTCAACAGAACAAGGCGACGTTGGTCGAAGTTCCTCTTCATCCAGGTACGCTGATCGAACCCAAGCTGGAGATGGGCCGGCCGATCAACGACCAGTTCCCATACGTCAGCGACGAGATCTTCAGTCGTGACAACAAGTTCACGACGCTGTCTCGTCGGCGATGAGATTGTCGACCCGGATGAAAGTTGCGATTCTCGGTTCAACTGGACACGTCGGCCGATCGCTTGCGGCCGAGTTGCTTCGTCATCCGGACATTCGTCTTGTCCTCTACTCCAGGCGAGGTGATCTCCCCGGTGCGGGAGAGGCTGCCATCGACCGGGCGAGAGTCGAGCTGCGATCGACCACGGCCTTGGATTTCGGTGGTTGCGACATCGTGGTCAACGCAATCGGGGTCGGGACGCCGGATAAGATCGCCGCCGCGGGCGCGAGCGTGATGCAATTGACGTTGGAGTGGGAGGAGCGCATCAAGGCTGCGCTGGCTGCCGCACCGGATTGCCTATACGTATTTGCCTCCAGCGGCGCAATTTACGGAACGCTTCGCGACGGACCGGCTTCGCTCAATTCGGTTCGCGAGTTCTCAGTCAATGCCGAGCGCCCCGCGAATGCGTATGGAAAGGCCAAATTTGTCGCTGAGGCGTTGCATCGGTCTTGGACGCATAAACGAATTCTCGACGTGCGCATCTTTGGCTATGTCAGCGAGTGCATCGACCTACAGTCGACGTATTTGCTGTCGCAGATCTTTGCCTCGCTGCTGCAGAATAGGTGCTTTGCCACCAATCTGGATGATGTCGTGCGCGACTACGTTGGGCCAAAGGAGCTTAGCCACTTGATTCTCGGCGCGGCGAAGGCCCATCGTATCAATGATGCCGTGGATTTGTTCTCTCTGGCACCTGTCAGGAAGTTCGAGATCCTCGATGAACTGAAGAAGTTTGGTCTGCGCTGCAGTTTCGTCGAGGGAGAGAACGGCTCGGCGGCAAACGTTGGTCGCCTAAACTACTATTCGACATATTCGCGGGCGTGTGACTACGGTTACGCGCCTCAAAGGACTGCACTTGATGTCGTTCTTGATTCTGCTCAAAAGATCCTGAACGCAGCTCAAGGTTCTTTCCAGGGGGCGGTGACTCTCAGGTCATCGGACCGAGACTGATTGAGCCCCTGTCTGCTGTGCGTTTGTGCTCATAGAAAAAATCGTGATGCGAATATCCGTCGTTACTCCGAACTTCAACATGGGGCATTATCTCAACGAGACGATTCGTTCCGTTTTGGCGAATTTGCGTCCGGGCGATGAGTACTTTGTCATTGATGGTGCTTCTACGGACGATAGCATCGAGATCATCAAGAAGCATTCGGCGCAGCTCAGCGGCTGGGTTAGCGAGAAGGACGGCGGCTACGCCGAGGCCTTGGCAAAGGGCTTCACCCGGGCCACCGGTGATATTCTTTGCTGGATCAATTCCGGCGACATGTATCTCGACGGTGCCTTCGAAGCCGCCCGTGCGCTGTTGATCGACGACGTCGATATGATCTTCGGCGATGACTTTTACATCGACGAGCACAGCGCGATCGTTTCGTTCAGCAGAGGGTGGGTGCCCGACTTGCGATCGGCTACCCTTTATGGTGGGTGGACGCCGCTGCAGGATGCCTGCTTCTGGCGACGCGACATTTACCAGCGGGTGGGCGGAATCGATGCGTCACTCGGCTACGCTGCCGACTATGATCTGTTTCTGCGCATGTCCCAGGTCGGACGCACCCGATATGTCCCGGTCACCTTCAGCGCCTTCCGGCGCCATGCCGGACAAAGATCGCTGTCCGGCGCGGAAGCCTATGAGGTGGAGCGACAGAGGGTTCGTCGGCGCGAACTGGACGCCCTGCCGGTGAGCGGCTGGCGCAAGCTATATCGGTCCGCCGCCTACCGTATCGCCATGAGCGCTCGCTCTCGCATCGCGCCGTTTGCGTGGAGGAGATCTGACCTCGCCGGGCGTTCCGTCGCCAGTTTGCGCTGCGGCCCTTTCTGGCCTGCCGGGGCGCCTAACCAGTCGGTCTCGATTGCATGAACCTGTTTCCGCCAGCAGACGTGCCGCGACTGAAGTCAACCACTGTAGATCCGTTCGCAACGGCGTCAGGTGATGTCCGCTGCCGCATCCGGCCCACTTTTACCCCGACACGCAAAGGTTAAAGTCGCCGATGTTTCAGCTGACCAGACGCTGGACTGGGATCGTCATAGATTGGCGACGGATTGTGGCGCTGCGCTATTTTCCAAGGTTTGTATCGGATTGGCTCGCTTTCCGGCGCAAGGCGGGTGGATGGACCGTCACGGTTGCCGACAGCTTCCCTTGTCTGGCTGACCGGCTAGCCAGCACCCCTTTCGATCCCCACTATTTTTTCCAGGGGAACTGGCTGGCGCGACAACTCGCGACGGTGAGGCCGGCGCTGCATGTCGATATCGGTTCGAGCGTACTCGTGATTGGCGTGCTGTCCGCCCATGTGCCCACCGTGTTCGTCGATTACCGGCCGCTGATGGCGCGCGAAAAGGGGTTGGATTGCGTCGCCGGTGACATCAGCCGGCTGCCGTTCGCCGATTCGTCCATCGAGAGCTTGTCGTGTTTACACGTCATCGAGCATATCGGCCTTGGTCGTTATGGCGACCCGATCGATCCGGACGGGCCGGCAGTCGCCGCCGCCGAACTGCAGCGTGTGCTGGCACCTGGCGGCCGCCTCTACTTGTCGACACCGATTGGCCGGCAGAGGGTCTGCTTCAATGCCCATCGGGTCTTCGCGCCGGAGACGATCACCTCGATGTTTCCGCAGCTCCGGCTTTTGGATTTCGCCTATGTATCGGATGACGGAAGCCTGCATCCCGGCGCAACCGTGCATGAGTTGCCCCCGCTCGACTATGGCTGTGGCCTGTTCACCTTCGAGCGCTGACTTAATGCGGGTTTACCTGCTCATGAACGGCATTTTGGTGCAGCTTATTTCGCCGCGATCGGTTTCAGGCTAGCACGTCACTGCATCGTGGAGTTCATAGTGTTCAGGCGCCTCAGAAACTTCTTAGTCGGCAGTGATACGTTCGCCTTCAACGTACGTAATCGCGACAGATGGGTGGCTGAGCATGCCCGCAGCTTACCGGCAGGATCACGCGTTCTCGACGTGGGAGCCGGCTCAGCTCCGTACCGGTCTCTATTCGGTCATTGCAATTACAAAACGCAGGATTTTGTTCGGCTGAGGGACGAGCAGCTTCGGTACGGCGGCTATGCCCCAATCGATTTTGTGTGCGAGGCCCATGCGATTCCGGCACCTGCGGGCAGTTTCGACGTGATACTCTGCACAGAGGTGTTGGAACATGTGCCGGAGCCAATCGCCGTGATCGACGAGTTTGCCCGCCTCCTTAGGCCGGGTGGGCGACTGTTTCTGACTGCGCCACTTGGCTCTGGAATTCACCAGGAGCCCTATCATTTTTACGGCGGCTACACGCCATTTTGGTATGAGCGTTTTCTTTCGAGCGCGGGCTTTACAGCGATAGCTGTGGTGGCCAACGCCGGAACGTTGCGTCACATCGGCCAGGAGACCATTCGCTTCGCTGCCATGACACGTCCGTTCGGTATGAAGGCGCCTTTGCCTCTGCAGCTCCTTTGGCTGCCGTTCTGGTTGGTGCTCGCGCCCATGCTGCTGCTCGGCGTGCCGCTCGCCGCACGGTTCCTTGACCGGTATGATCGCGAGCAGCGCTTTACAGTAGGTTACCACGTCACGGCCGTTCGCCGGCGCGATAGCTGAATCATGAAGGTTCTGTGCGTCCTCAGCCAGTACGCCTACGGTCGGCCGGAACGGGGCGAGAACTACGATTACGTTCATTTCGTCCCGGCGCTTCGCGAACTTGGCCACGAGGTGGAGGTCTTCGATTCCGGAAACCGTTCATCGTATCGGGATTTCGCCGAATTGAATGCGGCGCTTCTCGACCGGGTGATCGCGTTCCGGCCTGAGATCATCTTCTGCGTGCTGATGCATTATGAGATCTGGTTCGACACGCTCGACGCTATTCGCAGCCACTGCCCGGCGCTCGTCGTCAATTGGGGGACCGACG encodes the following:
- a CDS encoding DUF268 domain-containing protein is translated as MFQLTRRWTGIVIDWRRIVALRYFPRFVSDWLAFRRKAGGWTVTVADSFPCLADRLASTPFDPHYFFQGNWLARQLATVRPALHVDIGSSVLVIGVLSAHVPTVFVDYRPLMAREKGLDCVAGDISRLPFADSSIESLSCLHVIEHIGLGRYGDPIDPDGPAVAAAELQRVLAPGGRLYLSTPIGRQRVCFNAHRVFAPETITSMFPQLRLLDFAYVSDDGSLHPGATVHELPPLDYGCGLFTFER
- a CDS encoding NAD(P)-dependent oxidoreductase, which encodes MKVAILGSTGHVGRSLAAELLRHPDIRLVLYSRRGDLPGAGEAAIDRARVELRSTTALDFGGCDIVVNAIGVGTPDKIAAAGASVMQLTLEWEERIKAALAAAPDCLYVFASSGAIYGTLRDGPASLNSVREFSVNAERPANAYGKAKFVAEALHRSWTHKRILDVRIFGYVSECIDLQSTYLLSQIFASLLQNRCFATNLDDVVRDYVGPKELSHLILGAAKAHRINDAVDLFSLAPVRKFEILDELKKFGLRCSFVEGENGSAANVGRLNYYSTYSRACDYGYAPQRTALDVVLDSAQKILNAAQGSFQGAVTLRSSDRD
- a CDS encoding bifunctional 2-polyprenyl-6-hydroxyphenol methylase/3-demethylubiquinol 3-O-methyltransferase UbiG; translation: MFRRLRNFLVGSDTFAFNVRNRDRWVAEHARSLPAGSRVLDVGAGSAPYRSLFGHCNYKTQDFVRLRDEQLRYGGYAPIDFVCEAHAIPAPAGSFDVILCTEVLEHVPEPIAVIDEFARLLRPGGRLFLTAPLGSGIHQEPYHFYGGYTPFWYERFLSSAGFTAIAVVANAGTLRHIGQETIRFAAMTRPFGMKAPLPLQLLWLPFWLVLAPMLLLGVPLAARFLDRYDREQRFTVGYHVTAVRRRDS
- a CDS encoding glycosyltransferase family 2 protein, whose protein sequence is MRISVVTPNFNMGHYLNETIRSVLANLRPGDEYFVIDGASTDDSIEIIKKHSAQLSGWVSEKDGGYAEALAKGFTRATGDILCWINSGDMYLDGAFEAARALLIDDVDMIFGDDFYIDEHSAIVSFSRGWVPDLRSATLYGGWTPLQDACFWRRDIYQRVGGIDASLGYAADYDLFLRMSQVGRTRYVPVTFSAFRRHAGQRSLSGAEAYEVERQRVRRRELDALPVSGWRKLYRSAAYRIAMSARSRIAPFAWRRSDLAGRSVASLRCGPFWPAGAPNQSVSIA